The following is a genomic window from Azospirillaceae bacterium.
CGTGACGGGCGCTGCCGCCATGAACTGCCCCGTCTTGGCCGTCAGGTGCTGGATCAGGGTATGCGCCGCCGCTGCCAGGTGCGGATCCGCCGGCCCCGCCAGCGCCACGGTGAAACCGCCATCGATGGCCAACTGCCCCGTGCTGGTGGTCATGGCCGCCGGCAGGGGCATCAGTGCGGCCTCCTGCGCATGGACCAAGGGGGCGAAGCTGGCCATCAGGGCGATGGCGGAAACCAGCAGGGGGATGACACGCATGGGACAGGCGCCTTCGGGGAAACGGTCTCAGGAAATGGCTTGGCTCAAGGCGTCGGCCAGCGGGGCGGCGGGGGTGGCCAGCAGCAGGTGCAGACGGGCGGGGCCGGGCCGGGCGACACCGCGCAGGCCCAGGGCCGCCAGCCGGCCCTCATCCACGCCGGCATCATCGGCCACGCCCAGCAGCAGGCGGGTGGCCCGCGCCTCCACCGCGCGCAGGTTGGCGGCACCACCCAGCGCCGCCAGGACGGCGGCCAAGTCGGGCAAGGGCGAAGACGGGGCCGCCACCAAGGGTTCGGTAATCGTCACCGCCACGGCGCTTCCGACCGGCGGAAGTTTCAGCGCCTGGCGTATCTCCCCCGCCACCTGGTCGGCGATGGGGCCCAGCACCACCTGCAAGGCGGTGGCGTTGGGACGCACCACGCCGCGCGACCCCAGGGCGGACAGCGTCCTCTCATCCACCGCGCGGTTGTCGGCCAGCACCAGACGCAAGCGGGTGGTGCAGGCATCCACCGTACGGATGTTGGCGACACCGCCCAGCGCCACGACGAAACCGCCGCCGCGCCCGCCCTGGACCACCGTTTGGGTGGAGACGACGGGCACCGCCGCATCCTCCCGCCCCAGTGTCTTCAGGTCGAAACGGCGGATGACCAAGGTGAAGACGCCGTAATAGACGGCGAAATAGACGGCCCCCACCGGCAGCAGCAGCCAGGGCCGTGTCGCCTTGCCGAAATTGACGACGTAATCGACCAGACCGGCGGAGAAGGTGAAGCCCAGCTTCACGCCCAGCGCATCCATCACCACCATCGACAGGCCCGTCAGCACGGCGTGCAGGGCGTACAGCGGCGGCGCCAGGAACATGAAGCTGAACTCGATCGGTTCCGTCACCCCGGTCAGGAAGGCGGTCAGCGCCATGGACAGCAGCATGCCACCCACGGCAGCACGCCGTTCCGGCCGGGCCGCGCGGTACATGGCCAGGCACGCGGCCGGCAGGCCGAACATCATCACCGGGAAATAGCCCGCCATGAAGGCGCCGGCGGTGGGATCGCCGGCGAAGAAGCGCTTCAGGTCGCCGGTGGCGCCGTGATAGTCGCCCAGGATGAACCAGGCGACGTTGTTCAGGATGTGGTGCAGGCCGGTGATGACCAGCACCCGGTTAAGCAACCCATACAGGAACAGGCCGAAGGCACCGGACGACAGCACCGCCCGGCTGAGACCGTCCAGCCCCGCCTCCAGGAAGGGCCAGCCGAAACCGAACAGCAGGGCGAACCCTAAGCCGACGAAGCCGGTGGCGATGGGCACGAAGCGCCGCCCGCCGAAGAAGGACAGGAATTCCGGCAGCTTGATTTCGCTGTAGCGGTTATACAGCGCGCCCGCCGCCAGGCCGGACAGGATGCCGGCCGGCATGCCGATCTTGGCCACCGCCTTGATCTTGTAGCTGGACACGGCCGCGTCGGCCGCCGCACCGGTCAGCCCCGCTGCCACCTCGGGCGGCACCTGCAACAGGGCCTGCGCCCCTTGCGTCGCCACCAGGAAGCCGACCACGCCGGCCAGGCCGGCGGCACCGTTATTCTCCCGCGCCAGGCCGACGGCCACGCCGATGGCGAAGACCAGGCCCAGATTGGTGAAGATGGCCTCACCCGCCGCGGCGATGAAGGGGATACCCAGCAAATCGGGCTGGCCCGCGCGCAGCAGCAGGCCCGCCACCGGCAGCACGGCGATGGGCAGCATCAGGGCGCGGCCCAGTTGCTGGATCAGGGCGAAACGGTCGCGCATCTCAGGCGGCTCCCTCGGTAACGGCGGCCACCATGCCGGCGCGCGCCAGCAGGCTGCGCACGGCGGCGGCCGATTCTTGCGCCAACGCCTCGGTGGCCAGGGCCACGCAGGCGGCCTTGGTCAGGGGGCGCAGGGCCGCCTTGATGTCGGGAATGGTGGGCGGCGTCGCCGACAGCTCGGTGACGCCCAGGCCCACCAGCAGGGCCGCCGCCGCCGGGTCGGACGCCAGCGCGCCGCACACCCCCACCCAGCGCCCATGCTTGGCCGCCCCTTCCGCCGTCAGGCGGATCAGGCGCAGCACAGCGGGGTGCAGGGCGTCCAGCCGGGCGGCCAGGTCGGGGTTGCCCCGGTCCATGGCCAGCACGTACTGTGTCAAATCGTTGGTGCCGATGGACAGGAAATCGGCCTCGGTCGCCAGCTGGTCGGCCGTCACCGCCGCCGCCGGGGTTTCCACCATGACACCCAGCTGGTACCGGCGGGGCGTGGCCCAGGGCCTCACGCTCCTGGTCCAGCATGTCGCGCACGGCGCGCACCTCATCCAACGTCGCCACCATGGGCACCATGATGCGGCACTGCCCAACGGGGCGGACGCGCAGGATGGCGCGCAACTGGGTGCGCAAAATCTCCGGCCAGCGCAGGCCGATGCGCACGCCGCGCAGGCCCAGGATGGGGTTCTCCTCACGCGGCAGCGGCAGGTAGGGCAAGGGCTTGTCGCCGCCCACATCCAGGGTGCGGACGATCAGCGGCCGGCCCTGAAGGGCGGTCGCCACCGCCTGGTACTGGGCGGCCTGTTCATCCTCGTCGGGGGCCGTCTGGCGGTCCAGGAACAGGAATTCGGTGCGCAGCAGGCCGCAGCCCTCCGCCCCCCAGGCGACACCCTTCACCGCGTCGGCCACCTTGCCGACATTGGTGTAGACCTCGATCCGGGTGCCGTCGGCCATGACGCACTCAGCCGCCGCCGCCGTCAGGTTGGCCGCCGCCCGGGCCCGGCGCTGGGCCGTTTCCCGTTCCAGCTTGGCCAAATCGTCGGCCGGCGGCTGCACGTGCAGCAGGCCCCGGTCGGCGTCCAGGATCAGCGGCGCATCATCCGGAATGCGCAAGATGGCGGAGCCGCCCGCCACCAGCGCCGGCACGCCCATGGAGGCCGCCAGGATGGCCACATGGCTGGTGGGCCCGCCCCGCGCCGTGCAGAAGCCGGCCAGGCGGCCGGCATCCAGGTTGCTGAGTTGGCTGGGCATCAGTTCCTCCGCCACCAGGATGGCGCCCTGGGGCAGGACCACCGGCTGCGGCTCCCGCCCCGCCAGGGCCAGCATCACCTGGCGGCGCAGGTCGATCAGGTCGGCCGCGCGCTCCGCCATGCGGGCGTTGCCCAGGGCGCGCAGGGCCGCCACCGACCGGTCCGTGACGAGACGCCAGGCCTGGCCGGCGCCAGCACCGCCGGATATGGCGGCCTGGGCGTCCTCCAGCAGGTCGGGATCGTCCAGGATGGCCAGATGGGCCTGGAAGATGTCGCGGCGCTGGGTCTGGCGCGCCTCATCCGCGTGGGTGACGGCGGCCTGAAGACGGGCGCGGACACGCGTGAGGGCGGCGGCCAGCGCCCTTTGCTCCGCCGCCACGCCCTGCCCGGTGGCCGGCACCTCCACCTCTTCCTCCTGCAGGCGGAAGGCGCGGCCCAGCGCCAGGCCCGGGGCGGCGGTGACGGCCCGGATGACGATGGATTCGTCCGAGGCGAAGGGGGGCTCAGGCTCCGCTGGCGCCGCCGGTTCGTCGGGCGGCGGGGCGGCAATGGTGGGCAGGGACGGCACGGGCAGAGTCACAGCCACCGGTACCGGCGTCTCACCCAGACCGGCGGCGATGGCGGCGGCGACGGCGGCGACGGCAGCGGCCGCGTCCGCGCCATCGGCCAGCACGGTCACGGCATCGCCATGACGCAGGCCCAGCGCCATGGCGGCCACGGCACTCTTGGCATTGGCGCGACGGCCCTGCGCCGCCAGGAAGACGGATGCCCCAAAGGGCTTGGCGGCGGCGGCCAGCATGGCCGACGGGCGCGCGTGCAGACCGTGCAGCAAGGGCACCACCACCGACTGTTCGGCCTGTTGCGCCGGTGCCGCATCGACGCCGGCATCCGCCCCACCCTCGACCACCAGGGTCAGGATGGGCTCGCCCGCGCGCACGGCCGTGCCGAACTTGAGTTCGGCCACGACGGCGGGCGGCCCGCCCGCCAGGATGATGGGGGTCAGCAGACTCTTGGCCTCACGGGCCAGCACATCCATGTCGAAATCCAGCAGGGCGTCGCCGGCGCGCACCCGGTCGCCTTCCGCCACATGGACAGTGAAGCCCCGGCCCCCCAGGGCCACGGTCTCCAGCCCGACGTGCATCAGGATTTCCACGCCGCAATCGGCGCGCAGGGTGACGGCATGCCGGGCGCGATGCACCGATATGATCTGGCCGTCACACGGCGCCTTCAGCGTGGAACCGGTGGGATCGATGGCCAGGCCCTCGCCCATCATGCGCTGGGCGAAGACGGGATCGGGCACCTCATCCAAGGGTGCCGCCCAACCGTCCACCGGCGCCAGCAAGGTCAGCCGCGTCATGTGAGCCCCAGAACCGCCTGCCATCGAACCACCCACGCCTTTTCCTCTTTTCCCGACGCCCGGCGGCGCCGTTCCATCCAACCGCAATTCCCGGAAAAGGGGCCCGGACAAGGTGTCCGGGCCGTCTTGAGTTCGGGGAGATTGAGGGCAAAAATCCAAAACGCCCTCATGGGAAACCCGGTGCCCGCGTTGAGAAAGAACGCACCGGGGTACTGGTGGCGGCCGAACCAGCCGGCCGCCACACGCTCAGGAACAGGGAAACGCGACTTAATACTTGAAGTGCGCACCGAAGTAATACTGACGGCCGTTGTCGTAGATGGCACGCGGCTGGTCTGTATTGTTGGCGTAGTACTTCATCAGCTCGTCGGTGATGTTCAACGCCGAGAAGGTCAGGCTGAGATAGTCGTTGACCGGCACGTTGATTGAGGCGTCCAGCGTTCCATAGTTGTCCTGGTTTTCCGCGGAGCTGCGGTCCAGGCCCACCAGGAAGTGCGCCCGGTAGGTGTAGGACAGGTGGGCGCTGATCCAGTCGTTCTCGTAATAGCCCGTCAGGTTGTAGGTGTGACGGGAGTTGCCGATCATCGGGCTGCCGTTTTCCTCGGTGCCATAGGCGTAGGTGTAGTTGGCCTGCACGCCGAAGCCGGCATAGATCGGCTGCTGGATGGCCAGTTCGAAGCCCCGGTTCTTGGCCGCGGTGTTCAGCGGCGTGGTGACCAGGTAGCTGTGGTTGGCCTTGTAGTAGTCGGAATAATAGGTCTGCGGCGCGACGCCGTAGGTCACGTAGGAATTGTAATCCTCATAGAACACGGCGAACGACAGCAGGGCCTGGGGCCCGTAGTACCATTCGAGCGAGGCGTCGTAGTTGGTGGATTCGATGGGCTTCAGGTTGGGGTTTCCGCCCGAACCGGAAGAGGCCACGTCGTTCAGGCTGACGGAGCCGCCCAGCGCGCTGTAGTCCGGGCGCGCCATGGTCTTGGCGACGGCCAGGTGGGCCACCAGATCGTCCTCGATCTCCAGCTTCAAATTGGCGCTGGGCAGGACGTTGACGTAGTCGTGGCTGATGCTGGTCGGCACGTACGGCCCGAACGCGGAGGTGGTGATGGCCCCCGGCGTGCTGGACGTGGCGCTGACGTAGACCAGGCTGTTCACGTTAGTATCGACGAAGCGGACGCCGAAGTTGCCGGACCACCCCGCCCCACCGACATTGGCCATGACGTAGGCGGCGCTGTCCTGTTCCGTGACCTTGAACGAACCCGGCCAGTAGTAGCGCGACGAAGCGTCCTGTCCGGGAATGGGATCCGGGTTGTTGATGCCATAAGCGTTGTCGAAGGCGGCGATCTGCGCCTCGGACAGGGTCCAGATGTTGTTGAGGATGGGACCGCCCAGGTTGCTGGCGTAGCCGCTGGGGTAAGTGCCGCTCGCCGTGGGCGTGGCCACACCCCAGCCGCCGTTGGCGCAGCAGCCACCGTCCACCTTGAACTGGGTGTTGCGCTGGTGGCTGGCGAAACGGACACCGGCCTTGACCGAGTCGAAGATGCTGGACTTGATGGAATACAGGGCGTCCAGCTGCCCGTAATATTCCTGATCGACGGAGGTCAGCACGTCGTTCCAGGCCCAGCCGGTGGCGTAGTTGCCGTTCTGGGTGCCGGTCGGAATGCCGAAGTTGACGGTGGCCGGCGACGACAGACCGTTCAGGGCGTAGCTGGCGGAAGAGGACGCCACCGCCTCGTACGCCGGCTCGCTGGGGGTGTCGCCCAGGCCGTAGGTGTAGCCGAACTTGCCGGTCAGGGTCAGGCGGTCGGTCGCCTGGTACTTCAGGTCCGTGTCGATGTAGGAGGTTTCGGACGCCGCCCCCGGACGGGAGATCTGGTCGTACACGATGGCGTTGGCGACCGACGGGGTGGTGGCCGAGACCAGCGTGTTGTTCTTCACGGTGTAGGCGGTGGGCACGGCCTGCTGCGTGGAGAAGATGCTGGAACCCCAGTACATGAAGTTGCGGTTCACGTTGTCGGCGTCCATGTGGGAATAGAAACCGTTGACGTCCACCGTCAGCTTGTCGGTGGGCTGGAACTCCACATCGAAGTCACCGCCCATGCGCTTGCGCTTCTGCTCGAAGATGGCGGAGCCGATCAGCGTGGGATAGTAAACGCCATTCAGTTCGGGATGCGCCGCCACGGCGGCGTCGGTGGGCGCGAACTGCGAATACCCTAAGATTTCCTGGCCGTCGCGGCGGACGTTGCGTTCCTCATAAAAGGCCTGCGCCATCACGCCGAAGGTGTTGGACTTGTTCTTCCAGGCGAGCATGCCGTTGAACTGGGGCGAGGCCTTGTCGGCCATGTCGCTGTACACGCCCTCGATATCGGCGGCCGCGGTGAAGTCCTGCTTAAAGTCCAGCGGCTTGCGGGTGATGATGTCGACGGAGCCGGCGACGCCGCCCTCCACCAGGTCGGCTTGCTGCGTCTTGTACACCAGGGCCTTGTCGACGATTTCCGACGGCAGCAGCGAATAGCTGACCGACCGGCCGACGGTGGAATACTGGTCCAGCAGGAACCAGTCGCCGGTGGCCACACCATGGCCGTTGATGGTGGTGTTGGTCAGTGAGGGGCTGGAGCCGCGGATGCTGACGCGGTCGGCCTCATCGAAGCCGCCCTCGCCCGAGGCGGCGGACTGGATCATCACGCCGGGCAGGCGTTGCAGGGCGTCGGCCACGTTCTTGTCCGGCAGCTTGCCGATGTCCTCCGCGCTGACCACATCGACCACGGCGGTCTGGTCGCGCTTCACATCGATGCTGTCCTGGATCGACTTGCGAAAACCGGTGACGACGATTTCATCAAGGCCGTCCGCCGCCGGCGCGTCGGCCGCATAGGCGGTGGCCGATACGGCCAGCATCGCCATGACGCTGGCGGAGCCGCGCAGCATCTTTCTCCCAATAACCATCAAACCCTCCTGTGCCCATCTTTTGTGTTTATCGGCGCCGCCCCTTGGCCGCCGGATCCCTACCCGAAGATCCGGCGCTGGCGGGCCTGTGCCCTTTGAAGCGGACATTGCCGCCCTGGGTTGCGGCCCGTCATGCGGGCTTCCAGGTTGGCCGTGCGTTCCGGCATATCAGGCATGAGAGGGGGGCGGGGGCGAAAGGCTGGTTCCGGCAGAATGTCGAAAATGACGGCAAAACCGGGGATTTTGACTGCAACAATCCCTGAAAACCGTAACATTACAGGACATTACTAAAGAACCGGCGCTGGGATCAGATGCGCTCGGCATGGCGCAGGTGCTGTTTCAGCCGGCCCAGGGACTCCCGCACGCCATCCCGTTCCGCGCCGGGGTCGGGGCAGTGGCGCAGCACGAACTCCGCCGTGCGCACCACGTCGCGCCAGCGGGGGTTGCGGGGCAAGGTTTCCACCAGCAGGTATTTGTCCAGCGTGCGGGTCTGCAGGGAACTGCGGTCCATATAGACGCGCCACAGCCCGCTTTCCTCCGCCAGCTCGATCTTGCCCTTGCGTTTGGCGTGGTGCCAGAAGTCCAACGTCAGGGTCATGACATCGACGATGCAGCGGCGGAATTCCTCGTTCGCGTCCAGGTCGTTGGCCGGCTGGGGCGCCACGTCGGGCGCCGGCTCCGGCGGGGCCGGCAAGGCTGGCGGCACAGGCGCCGCGCTGGCCGGCGGCGGCGCGACGGGGAACGGGGACGCCACGGTGGCGGTCATGGGAATCGGTGCCGGTTCGGCCGCCAGGCGGGCGATCTTGGGCGCCACCCGCACCGGCCCGCGGGCCTGGCGCCAGGTCCAGCCGCCGGCGCCCAGGCTGACCAGGGCCAGCCCCCAGGTCCACCAGCCCAGCCAGCCCGACAGGGCCATGCCGCTGGCGTCCACCTGGAATTGCCAGGGCGATCCCGGCACGGAATAGGTGCCCTGGGGCGACAGGCCGCGCGCGGCGGCGGGCTGGTCGGCCGGCTGGCCGGTGGCATCCGTCAGGATGAAACCGATGCCGGGCCGGGCCAAGGCCGCCAGGCGCCGGTCCACCGTGGCCAGCGGCAGGCGGAAGGCCACCACGCCCTCGACGGCGCCGTGGCGCACCACCGGCCGGGCCACCAGCATGCCGATGCCGGCGGCCTCGCCATTGCCGCCGGGTGTGCCGTCCAGCGCCTCGGGGTGCGTCACCACCAGCACCTGGGCGGGATCGTCCACCTTCTGCAGCCGGGCCATGATCTCGCGGAACACCTCGCCCAGCGGCGTGTCGCGGGCGCGGGCGTCGTTCAGATCCTGGCCGAAGGCGCCGTCCTTGCGCAGGCTATAGACCACGCGGCCCAAGCGGTCGATGAGGTAGAGGTCGTCGAACACAGACGACCCGATCATGTCCACGAAGCTGGCATGGAAGCGGTCGTGCACCGCCATGTAGGGGGCCAGCGCCGACGTGGCGCCCTGCTGCTGCGCGTCGCCCTGGGCGAACGCCGTGCGCAGCATGGTGGCCGCCCGTTCCGGATTGGGGGAGATTTGCGCGAAGGCGGAGGCGAAGCCGTAATACCGCCCGACGCTGTAGCCGATGAAGCTGGTGCTGGAGAAGGCGGCACTCTGGTCGCGCGCCGATTCATAAAGGACGCTCAGGTCATGGGCGGCCATGTCGCGCGCGGTGGCCACGGCCGTGTCGGCCCGGTCCGTCACGGCGTACAGCGCCGTCAGCAGCGACAGCCCCAGCAACACCGCAAGCGTGACGAGGCCGGCCGGCGCCCTGATAGCCCACCTGTCAAACCCGACCACCCCAGCCACCCCCTGTTTCTTTGATGGGGACAGGATTACATCCAAATCCCCAAACTTTACTGTTTTTAAATCGGCTTTACCGGCGCACGACCGCGAGCATACCGTCAAAATCGTCAATCCGCAAAGCGGGCCTTGATCGCCGGGGAGCTTGACCGACAATCAGAAGCCCCTGAAATTCCCCGTGGAATCGTCCTGGCGATCCCACAGATCCATCACCGCCCCACCCGTTGGCGGTTGGGCAAGGGCGGGACGGCGCGCGCCGGACCCATTAGAATCCGGCGGCGCATCGTCATGAGTTTCCAGTTCCGGGGACGGCCTTTGATCAGACGTTTCGTTACCAGCATCGCGACCGCGTTTGTAGCCCTGGGCCTGGCGGGAACGGCCATCGGCGCCGACGCCCCACC
Proteins encoded in this region:
- a CDS encoding TonB-dependent receptor, with translation MVIGRKMLRGSASVMAMLAVSATAYAADAPAADGLDEIVVTGFRKSIQDSIDVKRDQTAVVDVVSAEDIGKLPDKNVADALQRLPGVMIQSAASGEGGFDEADRVSIRGSSPSLTNTTINGHGVATGDWFLLDQYSTVGRSVSYSLLPSEIVDKALVYKTQQADLVEGGVAGSVDIITRKPLDFKQDFTAAADIEGVYSDMADKASPQFNGMLAWKNKSNTFGVMAQAFYEERNVRRDGQEILGYSQFAPTDAAVAAHPELNGVYYPTLIGSAIFEQKRKRMGGDFDVEFQPTDKLTVDVNGFYSHMDADNVNRNFMYWGSSIFSTQQAVPTAYTVKNNTLVSATTPSVANAIVYDQISRPGAASETSYIDTDLKYQATDRLTLTGKFGYTYGLGDTPSEPAYEAVASSSASYALNGLSSPATVNFGIPTGTQNGNYATGWAWNDVLTSVDQEYYGQLDALYSIKSSIFDSVKAGVRFASHQRNTQFKVDGGCCANGGWGVATPTASGTYPSGYASNLGGPILNNIWTLSEAQIAAFDNAYGINNPDPIPGQDASSRYYWPGSFKVTEQDSAAYVMANVGGAGWSGNFGVRFVDTNVNSLVYVSATSSTPGAITTSAFGPYVPTSISHDYVNVLPSANLKLEIEDDLVAHLAVAKTMARPDYSALGGSVSLNDVASSGSGGNPNLKPIESTNYDASLEWYYGPQALLSFAVFYEDYNSYVTYGVAPQTYYSDYYKANHSYLVTTPLNTAAKNRGFELAIQQPIYAGFGVQANYTYAYGTEENGSPMIGNSRHTYNLTGYYENDWISAHLSYTYRAHFLVGLDRSSAENQDNYGTLDASINVPVNDYLSLTFSALNITDELMKYYANNTDQPRAIYDNGRQYYFGAHFKY
- the nagE gene encoding N-acetylglucosamine-specific PTS transporter subunit IIBC, which translates into the protein MRDRFALIQQLGRALMLPIAVLPVAGLLLRAGQPDLLGIPFIAAAGEAIFTNLGLVFAIGVAVGLARENNGAAGLAGVVGFLVATQGAQALLQVPPEVAAGLTGAAADAAVSSYKIKAVAKIGMPAGILSGLAAGALYNRYSEIKLPEFLSFFGGRRFVPIATGFVGLGFALLFGFGWPFLEAGLDGLSRAVLSSGAFGLFLYGLLNRVLVITGLHHILNNVAWFILGDYHGATGDLKRFFAGDPTAGAFMAGYFPVMMFGLPAACLAMYRAARPERRAAVGGMLLSMALTAFLTGVTEPIEFSFMFLAPPLYALHAVLTGLSMVVMDALGVKLGFTFSAGLVDYVVNFGKATRPWLLLPVGAVYFAVYYGVFTLVIRRFDLKTLGREDAAVPVVSTQTVVQGGRGGGFVVALGGVANIRTVDACTTRLRLVLADNRAVDERTLSALGSRGVVRPNATALQVVLGPIADQVAGEIRQALKLPPVGSAVAVTITEPLVAAPSSPLPDLAAVLAALGGAANLRAVEARATRLLLGVADDAGVDEGRLAALGLRGVARPGPARLHLLLATPAAPLADALSQAIS